A genomic region of Gadus macrocephalus chromosome 5, ASM3116895v1 contains the following coding sequences:
- the LOC132457199 gene encoding paralemmin-1-like — translation MPKAGMCSDLICSVACVCVCLCACARLRVRVRVRVRVCVCVCVRVCVCVCAQSKALRERWLLDGAPEEDETLTRLQEDEVKTKLLEQVILRLEQEIEELETGEPAEQGAVLENGETGVVQGQTPRKEAPAGMEAKLLGPSPDQASADNPVTLVFMGYKTVEEEPESRVGLGPAGGDGNVKAEFVVIEDGEGKAAAAAEGAAGEQAPPNGSMAEQEKANGGGGTGEDGEKEKKQPCKCCTVM, via the exons cgtgtgtgtgtgtgtgcctgtgtgcgtgtgcgcgtttgcgtgtgcgcgtgcgtgtgcgtgtgcgtgtgtgtgtgtgtgtgtgtgtgcgtgtgtgtgtgtgtgtgtgtgcgcagtccAAGGCGCTGCGGGAGCGTTGGCTGCTGGACGGCGCTCCAGAGGAGGACGAGACTCTGACCCGCCTCCAGGAGGACGAGGTGAAGACCAAGCTGCTGGAGCAGGTCATCCTCAG GCTAGAGCAGGAAATTGAGGAGCTGGAGACGGGCGAACCAGCCGAACAGGGCGCGGTCCTAGAGAACG GAGAGACCGGGGTAGTGCAGGGCCAGACCCCGAGGAAAGAGGCGCCCGCCGGCATGGAGGCCAAGCTGCTGGGGCCCAGCCCCGACCAGGCCAGCGCCGACAACCCGGTCACGCTGGTGTTCATGGGCTACAagacggtggaggaggagccagagagcCGCGTGGGGCTGGGCCCCGCGGGGGGGGACGGCAACGTCAAGGCCGAGTTCGTGGTCATCGAGGACGGGGAGGgcaaggcggcggcggcggccgaggGCGCCGCGGGGGAGCAGGCCCCGCCCAACGGCAGCATGGCGGAGCAGGAGAAGGCAAACGGAGGAGGAGGCACaggggaggacggggagaaggagaagaaacagCCCTGCAAATGCTGCACGGTCATGTGA
- the ptbp1a gene encoding polypyrimidine tract-binding protein 1a isoform X2: MDGRLNADLYPLGSGYVPEIGVHDISVGTKRGSEELFSSCIANGPYIMSSANGNDSKKFKGDIRSPGVPSRVVHLRKLPNDINETEVIGLGLPFGKVTNLLMLKGKNQAFLELNSEECAQTMVSYYSSVTPLIRNHPVYVQYSTHKELKTDNSPNQVRAQAALQAVNALDGEVVGDMGCPLSQSPVLRIIVDNLVYPVTLEVLYQIFSKFGVVLKIITFTKNGQFQALLQYADGMAAQHSKLSLDGQNIYNACCTLRISFSKLTSLNVKYNNDKSRDYTRPDLPTGDSQPPMDHQAMAAAFGMGTLHAAPGLISASPYGGAHGFPHGFAIQQGLSMAGIPGALASMGVHGHGGMAAAAAAANRLSLSGLTAAGGHNVLLVSNLNPESVTPHCLFILFGVYGDVMRVKILFNKKENALIQMSDGTQAQLAMSHLNGQRLHGRAMRVTLSKHTTVQLPREGHEDQGLTKDYSTSPLHRFKKPGSKNYSNIFPPSATLHLSNIPPAVVEEDLRGLFASSGSTVKAFKFFQKDRKMALIQMGSVEEAIESLIEFHNHDLGENHHLRVSFSKSTI; encoded by the exons ATGGACGG CCGCCTTAACGCTGATCTGTACCCCCTGGGATCCGGCTACGTCCCTGAGATTGG TGTCCATGACATATCAGTTGGCACAAAG aGGGGATCTGAAGAACTCTTTTCTTCCTGCATAGCAAACGGGCCCTATATCATGAGCTCAG CCAATGGCAACGACAGCAAAAAGTTCAAAGGTGACATCCGGAGCCCGGGTGTGCCTTCCCGGGTCGTTCACCTGCGTAAGCTGCCCAACGACATCAACGAGACCGAGGTCATCGGGCTCGGCCTGCCCTTCGGCAAGGTCACCAACCTGCTGATGCTGAAGGGGAAGAACCAG GCGTTCTTGGAGCTGAACAGCGAGGAGTGCGCCCAGACCATGGTGAGCTACTACTCCTCCGTCACCCCCCTGATCCGGAACCACCCGGTCTACGTCCAGTACTCCACCCACAAGGAGCTGAAGACCGACAACTCTCCGAACCAAGTG CGCGCCCAGGCAGCCCTGCAGGCCGTGAACGCCCTGgacggggaggtggtgggggacatgGGGTGCCCCCTGTCCCAGAGTCCCGTGCTCAGAATCATCGTGGACAACCTGGTGTACCCCGTCACCCTGGAAGTGCTCTACCAG ATCTTCTCCAAGTTCGGGGTCGTGCTGAAGATCATCACCTTCACCAAGAACGGCCAGTTCCAGGCTCTGCTGCAGTACGCCGACGGCATGGCAGCCCAGCACTCTAAACTG TCCCTGGACGGGCAGAACATCTACAACGCCTGCTGCACGCTGAGGATCAGCTTCTCCAAGCTCACCAGCCTCAACGTCAAGTACAACAACGACAAGAGCCGTGACTACACCCGGCCGGACCTGCCCACCGGAGACTCCCAGCCCCCCATGGACCACCAGGCCATGGCCGCCGCCTTCGGCATGGGCACGCTGCACGCCG ctccagGACTCATCTCCGCCTCTCCTTACGGCGGAGCCCACGGCTTCCCACACGGCTTCGCCATCCAGCAAG GTCTGTCCATGGCGGGCATCCCAGGTGCCCTGGCGTCCATGGGCGTCCACGGGCACGGAGGCATGGCGGCTGCAGCGGCCGCTGCCAATCGTCTCAGCCTATCAGGGCTCACCGCCGCGGGGGGTCACAACGTCCTCCTGGTCAGCAACCTGAACCCAGAG AGCGTTACGCCACACTGCCTCTTTATTCTTTTCG GCGTGTATGGCGACGTGATGAGGGTCAAGATCCTGTTCAACAAGAAGGAGAACGCCCTGATCCAGATGTCTGACGGGACCCAGGCTCAGCTAG CCATGAGTCACCTGAACGGCCAGCGGCTGCACGGGCGGGCCATGCGCGTCACCCTGTCCAAGCACACCACGGTGCAGCTGCCCCGGGAGGGCCACGAGGACCAGGGCCTGACCAAGGACTACAGCACCTCCCCGCTGCACCGCTTCAAGAAGCCCGGCTCCAAGAACTACTCCAACATCTTCCCTCCCTCCGCCACGCTGCACCTCTCCAACATACC GCCcgctgtggtggaggaggatctCAGAGGACTGTTCGCCAGCTCAGGATCCACCGTCAAAGCCTTCAAGTTCTTCCA GAAGGACCGCAAGATGGCTCTGATCCAGATGGGCTCAGTGGAGGAGGCCATCGAGTCCCTCATCGAGTTCCACAACCACGACCTgggagagaaccaccacctccgGGTGTCCTTCTCCAAGTCCACCATCTAG
- the ptbp1a gene encoding polypyrimidine tract-binding protein 1a isoform X1 produces the protein MDGRLNADLYPLGSGYVPEIGSVHDISVGTKRGSEELFSSCIANGPYIMSSANGNDSKKFKGDIRSPGVPSRVVHLRKLPNDINETEVIGLGLPFGKVTNLLMLKGKNQAFLELNSEECAQTMVSYYSSVTPLIRNHPVYVQYSTHKELKTDNSPNQVRAQAALQAVNALDGEVVGDMGCPLSQSPVLRIIVDNLVYPVTLEVLYQIFSKFGVVLKIITFTKNGQFQALLQYADGMAAQHSKLSLDGQNIYNACCTLRISFSKLTSLNVKYNNDKSRDYTRPDLPTGDSQPPMDHQAMAAAFGMGTLHAAPGLISASPYGGAHGFPHGFAIQQGLSMAGIPGALASMGVHGHGGMAAAAAAANRLSLSGLTAAGGHNVLLVSNLNPESVTPHCLFILFGVYGDVMRVKILFNKKENALIQMSDGTQAQLAMSHLNGQRLHGRAMRVTLSKHTTVQLPREGHEDQGLTKDYSTSPLHRFKKPGSKNYSNIFPPSATLHLSNIPPAVVEEDLRGLFASSGSTVKAFKFFQKDRKMALIQMGSVEEAIESLIEFHNHDLGENHHLRVSFSKSTI, from the exons ATGGACGG CCGCCTTAACGCTGATCTGTACCCCCTGGGATCCGGCTACGTCCCTGAGATTGG CAGTGTCCATGACATATCAGTTGGCACAAAG aGGGGATCTGAAGAACTCTTTTCTTCCTGCATAGCAAACGGGCCCTATATCATGAGCTCAG CCAATGGCAACGACAGCAAAAAGTTCAAAGGTGACATCCGGAGCCCGGGTGTGCCTTCCCGGGTCGTTCACCTGCGTAAGCTGCCCAACGACATCAACGAGACCGAGGTCATCGGGCTCGGCCTGCCCTTCGGCAAGGTCACCAACCTGCTGATGCTGAAGGGGAAGAACCAG GCGTTCTTGGAGCTGAACAGCGAGGAGTGCGCCCAGACCATGGTGAGCTACTACTCCTCCGTCACCCCCCTGATCCGGAACCACCCGGTCTACGTCCAGTACTCCACCCACAAGGAGCTGAAGACCGACAACTCTCCGAACCAAGTG CGCGCCCAGGCAGCCCTGCAGGCCGTGAACGCCCTGgacggggaggtggtgggggacatgGGGTGCCCCCTGTCCCAGAGTCCCGTGCTCAGAATCATCGTGGACAACCTGGTGTACCCCGTCACCCTGGAAGTGCTCTACCAG ATCTTCTCCAAGTTCGGGGTCGTGCTGAAGATCATCACCTTCACCAAGAACGGCCAGTTCCAGGCTCTGCTGCAGTACGCCGACGGCATGGCAGCCCAGCACTCTAAACTG TCCCTGGACGGGCAGAACATCTACAACGCCTGCTGCACGCTGAGGATCAGCTTCTCCAAGCTCACCAGCCTCAACGTCAAGTACAACAACGACAAGAGCCGTGACTACACCCGGCCGGACCTGCCCACCGGAGACTCCCAGCCCCCCATGGACCACCAGGCCATGGCCGCCGCCTTCGGCATGGGCACGCTGCACGCCG ctccagGACTCATCTCCGCCTCTCCTTACGGCGGAGCCCACGGCTTCCCACACGGCTTCGCCATCCAGCAAG GTCTGTCCATGGCGGGCATCCCAGGTGCCCTGGCGTCCATGGGCGTCCACGGGCACGGAGGCATGGCGGCTGCAGCGGCCGCTGCCAATCGTCTCAGCCTATCAGGGCTCACCGCCGCGGGGGGTCACAACGTCCTCCTGGTCAGCAACCTGAACCCAGAG AGCGTTACGCCACACTGCCTCTTTATTCTTTTCG GCGTGTATGGCGACGTGATGAGGGTCAAGATCCTGTTCAACAAGAAGGAGAACGCCCTGATCCAGATGTCTGACGGGACCCAGGCTCAGCTAG CCATGAGTCACCTGAACGGCCAGCGGCTGCACGGGCGGGCCATGCGCGTCACCCTGTCCAAGCACACCACGGTGCAGCTGCCCCGGGAGGGCCACGAGGACCAGGGCCTGACCAAGGACTACAGCACCTCCCCGCTGCACCGCTTCAAGAAGCCCGGCTCCAAGAACTACTCCAACATCTTCCCTCCCTCCGCCACGCTGCACCTCTCCAACATACC GCCcgctgtggtggaggaggatctCAGAGGACTGTTCGCCAGCTCAGGATCCACCGTCAAAGCCTTCAAGTTCTTCCA GAAGGACCGCAAGATGGCTCTGATCCAGATGGGCTCAGTGGAGGAGGCCATCGAGTCCCTCATCGAGTTCCACAACCACGACCTgggagagaaccaccacctccgGGTGTCCTTCTCCAAGTCCACCATCTAG
- the ptbp1a gene encoding polypyrimidine tract-binding protein 1a isoform X3, producing the protein MSSANGNDSKKFKGDIRSPGVPSRVVHLRKLPNDINETEVIGLGLPFGKVTNLLMLKGKNQAFLELNSEECAQTMVSYYSSVTPLIRNHPVYVQYSTHKELKTDNSPNQVRAQAALQAVNALDGEVVGDMGCPLSQSPVLRIIVDNLVYPVTLEVLYQIFSKFGVVLKIITFTKNGQFQALLQYADGMAAQHSKLSLDGQNIYNACCTLRISFSKLTSLNVKYNNDKSRDYTRPDLPTGDSQPPMDHQAMAAAFGMGTLHAAPGLISASPYGGAHGFPHGFAIQQGLSMAGIPGALASMGVHGHGGMAAAAAAANRLSLSGLTAAGGHNVLLVSNLNPESVTPHCLFILFGVYGDVMRVKILFNKKENALIQMSDGTQAQLAMSHLNGQRLHGRAMRVTLSKHTTVQLPREGHEDQGLTKDYSTSPLHRFKKPGSKNYSNIFPPSATLHLSNIPPAVVEEDLRGLFASSGSTVKAFKFFQKDRKMALIQMGSVEEAIESLIEFHNHDLGENHHLRVSFSKSTI; encoded by the exons ATGAGCTCAG CCAATGGCAACGACAGCAAAAAGTTCAAAGGTGACATCCGGAGCCCGGGTGTGCCTTCCCGGGTCGTTCACCTGCGTAAGCTGCCCAACGACATCAACGAGACCGAGGTCATCGGGCTCGGCCTGCCCTTCGGCAAGGTCACCAACCTGCTGATGCTGAAGGGGAAGAACCAG GCGTTCTTGGAGCTGAACAGCGAGGAGTGCGCCCAGACCATGGTGAGCTACTACTCCTCCGTCACCCCCCTGATCCGGAACCACCCGGTCTACGTCCAGTACTCCACCCACAAGGAGCTGAAGACCGACAACTCTCCGAACCAAGTG CGCGCCCAGGCAGCCCTGCAGGCCGTGAACGCCCTGgacggggaggtggtgggggacatgGGGTGCCCCCTGTCCCAGAGTCCCGTGCTCAGAATCATCGTGGACAACCTGGTGTACCCCGTCACCCTGGAAGTGCTCTACCAG ATCTTCTCCAAGTTCGGGGTCGTGCTGAAGATCATCACCTTCACCAAGAACGGCCAGTTCCAGGCTCTGCTGCAGTACGCCGACGGCATGGCAGCCCAGCACTCTAAACTG TCCCTGGACGGGCAGAACATCTACAACGCCTGCTGCACGCTGAGGATCAGCTTCTCCAAGCTCACCAGCCTCAACGTCAAGTACAACAACGACAAGAGCCGTGACTACACCCGGCCGGACCTGCCCACCGGAGACTCCCAGCCCCCCATGGACCACCAGGCCATGGCCGCCGCCTTCGGCATGGGCACGCTGCACGCCG ctccagGACTCATCTCCGCCTCTCCTTACGGCGGAGCCCACGGCTTCCCACACGGCTTCGCCATCCAGCAAG GTCTGTCCATGGCGGGCATCCCAGGTGCCCTGGCGTCCATGGGCGTCCACGGGCACGGAGGCATGGCGGCTGCAGCGGCCGCTGCCAATCGTCTCAGCCTATCAGGGCTCACCGCCGCGGGGGGTCACAACGTCCTCCTGGTCAGCAACCTGAACCCAGAG AGCGTTACGCCACACTGCCTCTTTATTCTTTTCG GCGTGTATGGCGACGTGATGAGGGTCAAGATCCTGTTCAACAAGAAGGAGAACGCCCTGATCCAGATGTCTGACGGGACCCAGGCTCAGCTAG CCATGAGTCACCTGAACGGCCAGCGGCTGCACGGGCGGGCCATGCGCGTCACCCTGTCCAAGCACACCACGGTGCAGCTGCCCCGGGAGGGCCACGAGGACCAGGGCCTGACCAAGGACTACAGCACCTCCCCGCTGCACCGCTTCAAGAAGCCCGGCTCCAAGAACTACTCCAACATCTTCCCTCCCTCCGCCACGCTGCACCTCTCCAACATACC GCCcgctgtggtggaggaggatctCAGAGGACTGTTCGCCAGCTCAGGATCCACCGTCAAAGCCTTCAAGTTCTTCCA GAAGGACCGCAAGATGGCTCTGATCCAGATGGGCTCAGTGGAGGAGGCCATCGAGTCCCTCATCGAGTTCCACAACCACGACCTgggagagaaccaccacctccgGGTGTCCTTCTCCAAGTCCACCATCTAG